From Thiohalorhabdus denitrificans, the proteins below share one genomic window:
- a CDS encoding MlaE family ABC transporter permease, giving the protein MLRLLEAIGHKALTAAATIRDMTRLTGLCGVRGLMPASYNPAVRLVLIRQLYYTGVQILPLFLLITLGFGTGAVGAAVAGMLSMDLGDRAGGIVVNLLVLELAPLITALLVALRSGSAVDAELATMAQSGELRTLDLFGIDPATYLFLPRIIATMVTVTLLTGICALLVLTSAYLFLFWYVETGLNTYLNSVMDAVTGTVAALVLAKSLLLGFLVAFIPLYSGITGPPGLGGISVAVQQGMVRLFLAIMLVEVLTLGELL; this is encoded by the coding sequence ATGCTCCGCCTGCTCGAGGCCATCGGTCACAAGGCCCTCACCGCCGCGGCCACCATCCGCGATATGACCCGCCTGACCGGTCTGTGCGGTGTGCGCGGGCTGATGCCCGCCAGCTACAACCCCGCCGTGCGCCTGGTGCTGATCCGCCAGCTCTACTATACCGGCGTGCAGATCCTGCCCCTGTTTTTGCTCATTACCCTGGGCTTCGGGACCGGTGCGGTGGGGGCAGCGGTTGCGGGTATGCTAAGCATGGATCTGGGGGACAGGGCAGGGGGGATTGTGGTCAACCTGCTGGTGCTGGAACTGGCCCCGCTAATCACCGCCTTGCTCGTGGCTCTGCGCTCGGGCTCTGCCGTCGATGCGGAGCTGGCCACCATGGCCCAGAGCGGGGAGCTACGCACCCTGGATCTGTTCGGCATCGACCCCGCCACCTACCTGTTCCTGCCGCGCATCATCGCGACCATGGTCACGGTTACGCTGCTGACCGGGATCTGCGCCCTGTTAGTGCTGACCAGCGCCTACCTGTTCCTGTTCTGGTACGTGGAGACCGGCCTCAACACCTACCTGAACTCGGTGATGGACGCGGTGACGGGGACAGTAGCGGCGCTGGTGCTCGCCAAGAGCCTGCTCCTGGGTTTTCTCGTCGCCTTCATCCCCCTGTACAGTGGAATTACCGGGCCGCCCGGCCTGGGCGGGATCTCCGTCGCCGTGCAGCAGGGCATGGTGCGGTTGTTCCTGGCCATTATGCTGGTTGAGGTGCTGACCCTGGGGGAACTGCTATGA
- a CDS encoding carboxymuconolactone decarboxylase family protein, translated as MSDYPVHTPESAPEGAGDFMRELEKAYGFVPNLAGVMATAPALMQGYFQLNQLFEQTSLTPAERQVVLLSASFTNTCGYCMGAHTALAEMAGVPEDCIGALRQGEPLPDPRLDALRRFTQAVVEQRGFLPESELQAFHDAGFTPQNVLEVVLGVGMKTLSNYTNHIAGTPLDQAFAGKEWTPPA; from the coding sequence ATGAGCGACTACCCCGTGCACACCCCCGAATCCGCCCCGGAAGGCGCCGGCGACTTCATGCGGGAGCTGGAAAAGGCCTACGGATTCGTCCCCAACCTGGCCGGAGTCATGGCCACCGCCCCGGCCCTCATGCAGGGCTATTTCCAGCTCAACCAGCTCTTCGAGCAGACCAGCCTGACCCCGGCCGAGCGCCAAGTGGTCCTGCTGTCCGCCAGCTTCACCAACACCTGCGGCTACTGCATGGGCGCCCATACCGCGTTGGCCGAGATGGCCGGGGTTCCCGAGGACTGCATCGGGGCCCTGCGCCAGGGCGAGCCGCTTCCCGACCCGCGCCTGGACGCCCTGCGGCGCTTCACCCAGGCCGTGGTGGAACAGCGAGGGTTCCTGCCCGAGTCCGAGCTCCAGGCCTTCCACGACGCCGGGTTCACCCCGCAGAACGTCCTGGAGGTGGTGCTCGGCGTGGGCATGAAGACCCTGTCCAACTACACCAACCACATCGCCGGGACCCCGCTGGATCAGGCCTTCGCCGGCAAGGAGTGGACCCCGCCGGCGTGA
- the urtE gene encoding urea ABC transporter ATP-binding subunit UrtE — MLEVSGINQFYGESHTLWDLAMEAPQGACTCLMGRNGVGKTTLLKAVMGLLPVRSGSIRVNGADLAGKPAEARARAGVGYVPQGREIFPQLTVEENLRVPLGVRRGTTIPDLVFDLFPVLKEMRRRRGGDLSGGQQQQLAIGRALVLEPELLLLDEPTEGIQPNVVREIGEVIRYLNAEMGLTVLVVEQKLHFARQVGDRFCIMDRGRVVTDGPMDRLDQELVQSYLTV; from the coding sequence GTGCTGGAAGTCAGCGGAATCAATCAGTTCTACGGCGAGAGCCACACGCTCTGGGACCTCGCCATGGAGGCTCCCCAGGGGGCCTGCACCTGCCTCATGGGCCGCAACGGCGTGGGTAAGACCACCCTGCTCAAGGCGGTGATGGGGCTGCTGCCGGTGCGCTCCGGGAGCATCCGGGTGAACGGCGCGGACCTCGCCGGCAAGCCCGCCGAGGCGCGGGCGCGGGCCGGGGTGGGCTACGTGCCGCAGGGCCGGGAGATCTTCCCGCAGCTCACGGTGGAGGAGAACCTGCGGGTCCCCTTGGGCGTCCGCCGCGGGACCACCATCCCGGACCTGGTATTCGACCTGTTCCCGGTTCTCAAGGAGATGCGCCGGCGACGGGGCGGGGACCTCTCCGGCGGCCAGCAGCAGCAGCTCGCCATCGGCCGCGCCCTGGTGCTGGAGCCCGAGCTGCTGCTTCTCGACGAGCCCACCGAGGGCATCCAGCCCAACGTGGTGCGCGAGATCGGCGAGGTGATCCGCTACCTCAACGCCGAGATGGGACTGACCGTCTTGGTGGTGGAGCAGAAGCTGCACTTCGCCCGCCAGGTGGGCGACCGGTTCTGCATCATGGACCGGGGCCGGGTGGTTACCGACGGGCCCATGGACCGGCTCGACCAAGAGCTGGTGCAGAGCTACCTGACCGTTTGA
- a CDS encoding MlaD family protein — protein MNQRGIRIAVGLFLVITLGVMVGAAGYVLYRKGLFEEEVAFTLVAESGQHLSQGMPVVFQGHELGSVQQVDLKRQGHVEARIAIPADQHRWLRTSSTFTVENPLLGNARILVATPDMDAPLLPKDARVRTRLQDDFNQLIEEAQTVVQDLQRIGAHLREITGKVADPEGDFSQTMAHLERFSGRLADEPALLTLLTDNPATPRHFNEVLARAEAGTGEAEATIAELRQTIARTRTRLLSKGGTVSRVDALLEDLQGKLKVLDPAVHEAAASTQGLEEMRDELRITIEDTRAILRRVEAVLGEEPSTEVPLP, from the coding sequence GTGAATCAGCGAGGGATCCGCATCGCCGTCGGGCTGTTCCTCGTCATCACCCTGGGGGTGATGGTCGGCGCGGCGGGTTATGTCCTCTACCGCAAAGGGCTATTCGAGGAGGAGGTCGCGTTCACGCTCGTGGCCGAATCCGGCCAGCATCTGTCGCAGGGAATGCCGGTGGTCTTCCAGGGGCACGAGCTGGGATCGGTCCAGCAGGTGGACCTCAAACGGCAGGGCCACGTGGAGGCCCGGATCGCCATCCCAGCGGACCAGCACCGCTGGTTGCGAACCTCCAGCACCTTCACCGTCGAGAACCCCTTGCTCGGCAACGCCCGCATCCTGGTTGCCACCCCGGACATGGACGCGCCGCTGCTTCCCAAAGACGCGCGCGTCCGGACCCGCCTTCAGGACGATTTCAACCAGCTCATCGAGGAGGCGCAAACGGTCGTCCAGGATCTGCAGCGAATTGGCGCCCATCTCCGCGAGATAACCGGCAAGGTCGCCGATCCCGAAGGCGATTTCAGCCAGACAATGGCCCATCTGGAGCGTTTCAGCGGGCGGCTGGCCGACGAGCCCGCGCTGCTCACCCTGCTCACCGACAACCCGGCCACCCCGCGTCACTTCAACGAGGTTCTGGCCCGCGCCGAGGCCGGCACCGGCGAGGCCGAGGCCACAATTGCAGAGCTGCGCCAGACCATCGCCCGCACCCGGACCCGTCTTCTCAGCAAGGGGGGCACGGTCTCCCGGGTGGACGCGCTGCTGGAGGACCTCCAGGGCAAGCTCAAGGTCCTGGATCCGGCCGTGCACGAGGCAGCCGCCTCCACCCAAGGGCTGGAGGAAATGCGCGACGAGCTCCGGATCACCATCGAGGACACCCGCGCCATCCTTCGGCGGGTCGAAGCCGTTCTGGGTGAGGAGCCCTCCACCGAGGTTCCGTTGCCATGA
- a CDS encoding TetR/AcrR family transcriptional regulator, which translates to MSSAREELITTAADELWQGSYGSVGVGALCSAAGVKRGSFYYFFDSKDDLVLAALEHSWERMQAQFERVLGDESVPPLQRLPRFFDAVAEMHDRVRQESGHVPGCPFGNLSVELGNFHDPIRERVADIFRRATAHFAGLLRAAHAAGEIPLESPEEAERRAEQIFGAMQGAQVLAKTHADPDAIRRMAPVAVAIARGDAES; encoded by the coding sequence TTGAGTAGCGCGCGAGAGGAGCTGATCACCACCGCCGCCGACGAGCTGTGGCAGGGGAGCTACGGTTCGGTGGGCGTGGGGGCCCTGTGCTCCGCCGCCGGGGTGAAGCGGGGCAGCTTCTACTACTTCTTCGACTCCAAGGACGACCTGGTCCTGGCGGCGCTGGAGCACTCCTGGGAGCGCATGCAGGCCCAGTTCGAGCGCGTCCTGGGCGACGAATCCGTGCCGCCCCTGCAGCGCCTGCCCCGGTTCTTCGACGCCGTGGCCGAAATGCACGACCGGGTCCGCCAGGAGTCGGGCCACGTGCCCGGGTGCCCCTTTGGCAACCTGTCCGTGGAGCTGGGCAACTTCCACGACCCGATCCGGGAGCGGGTCGCCGACATCTTCCGGCGGGCCACCGCCCATTTCGCCGGGCTTCTGCGAGCCGCGCACGCAGCCGGGGAGATCCCCCTGGAGTCCCCGGAGGAGGCCGAGCGCCGGGCCGAGCAGATCTTCGGCGCCATGCAGGGGGCCCAGGTCCTCGCCAAGACCCATGCCGATCCCGACGCGATCCGCCGCATGGCCCCGGTGGCGGTGGCCATCGCCCGGGGCGACGCCGAGTCCTGA
- the urtB gene encoding urea ABC transporter permease subunit UrtB has protein sequence MSKEIPITSPHGRRAGAESLAGLLILLLGLLLAPPAHAAPFSDQVQALHTSSSADKAAAVKALGATGHPRAQKVLQAMLDGRLFHQVDGGTVVFAEKGGDGYQYRLTDAATGSDLGTAERWGVRRVKINNRLRSEVRQTLAALRLQNPEPEARLTAAEDLIGELDPDNTALVERRLTEESDPAVRAALEAAVGLARLDREDPQARAGAIALLDGSLYAPVRSRLETLAEEDPAPEVRKEAAAMLDGIHTRLAFFDGAETLFFGLSLGSVLMLAAMGLAITFGVMGVINMAHGELIMIGAYTTYVVQQLMPGHIGWSLAVAIPAAFLVSGAFGVAMERSVIRFLYGRPLETLLATFGISLILQQLVRSVFTALNRPVETPAWMSGSLQINPAFSLTFNRLYILIFALAVFFALLLVLKRTSLGLKIRAVTQNRQMARALGVRSNWVDALTFGLGSGIAGVAGVALSQLTNVGPNLGQAYIVDSFLVVVLGGVGNLWGTLVGGLSLGVINKLLEPMAGAVLAKVLLLGLIILFIQRRPRGLFPQRGRAAEG, from the coding sequence ATGTCCAAAGAGATCCCCATCACATCCCCACACGGGAGACGAGCAGGCGCCGAAAGCCTTGCAGGGCTCCTCATTCTGCTCCTTGGATTGTTGCTGGCTCCGCCGGCCCATGCGGCCCCCTTCTCCGATCAGGTCCAGGCCCTGCATACCTCCTCCTCCGCCGACAAGGCGGCGGCGGTGAAGGCCCTCGGGGCCACCGGCCACCCCCGGGCCCAGAAGGTCCTGCAGGCCATGCTCGACGGCCGGCTGTTCCACCAGGTGGACGGCGGCACCGTGGTGTTCGCGGAAAAGGGCGGCGACGGCTACCAGTACCGGCTCACCGATGCGGCCACCGGGAGCGATCTCGGTACCGCCGAGCGCTGGGGCGTGCGCCGGGTGAAGATCAACAACCGCCTGCGTTCCGAGGTGCGCCAGACCCTCGCCGCTCTCCGGCTGCAGAACCCCGAGCCGGAGGCGCGGCTCACCGCCGCCGAGGACCTCATCGGCGAGCTGGACCCCGACAACACCGCCCTGGTGGAACGGCGCCTGACCGAGGAGTCGGATCCGGCGGTTCGCGCAGCCCTTGAAGCGGCAGTAGGCCTGGCCCGGCTCGACCGCGAGGACCCGCAGGCCCGCGCCGGGGCCATCGCGCTGCTGGACGGCAGCCTCTACGCCCCGGTGCGCAGCCGCCTGGAAACCCTCGCCGAGGAGGACCCAGCCCCGGAGGTGCGCAAGGAAGCGGCCGCCATGCTGGACGGCATCCACACCCGGCTCGCCTTCTTCGACGGCGCCGAGACCTTGTTCTTCGGCTTGAGCCTGGGCTCGGTGCTCATGCTCGCCGCCATGGGCTTGGCCATCACCTTCGGGGTCATGGGGGTGATCAACATGGCCCACGGCGAGCTGATCATGATCGGCGCCTACACCACCTACGTGGTGCAGCAGCTCATGCCGGGCCACATCGGCTGGTCCCTGGCGGTGGCCATCCCGGCGGCCTTCCTGGTCTCCGGGGCCTTCGGCGTGGCCATGGAGCGCAGCGTCATCCGTTTCCTCTACGGCCGGCCGCTGGAGACCCTGCTGGCCACTTTCGGGATCAGCCTGATCCTGCAGCAGCTGGTGCGCTCGGTGTTCACGGCCCTGAACCGGCCCGTGGAGACACCCGCGTGGATGAGCGGCTCTCTGCAGATCAACCCGGCCTTTTCCCTGACCTTCAACCGCCTCTACATCCTGATCTTCGCCCTGGCGGTGTTCTTCGCCCTGCTGCTGGTGCTCAAGCGCACCTCCCTGGGCCTGAAGATCCGCGCGGTGACCCAGAACCGGCAGATGGCACGGGCACTGGGGGTGCGAAGCAACTGGGTGGACGCCCTGACCTTCGGCCTGGGCTCCGGGATTGCCGGGGTGGCCGGGGTGGCGCTGTCCCAGCTCACCAACGTGGGCCCCAACCTGGGCCAGGCCTACATCGTCGATTCCTTCCTGGTGGTGGTGCTCGGCGGCGTGGGCAACCTGTGGGGCACCCTGGTGGGCGGCCTCTCCCTGGGGGTAATTAACAAGCTGCTGGAGCCCATGGCCGGGGCGGTGCTCGCCAAGGTGCTGCTGCTAGGCCTCATCATCCTGTTCATCCAACGGCGTCCGCGCGGGCTGTTCCCGCAGCGGGGCCGGGCCGCGGAGGGCTGA
- a CDS encoding PAS domain S-box protein, with protein sequence MTTNSSGPNGEFDRQIANSRIGHLLVDPEDGFVRRSNQEACRLLGMPSKEIEGRLLEQGFGGEAQEVRAFLERVRAQEADAVQLRASPNEQEGHLEVQGVVLNLADGPWIHIRLREPTSQEHEELLLATRLGVDARRLLRHLLQYSKEGFLVADFQSLEILEVNASFCQMLGYERDSIIGTQVPSWLEQEDLAHFWKEAERRWEEESRYYEVRLVGADGNRVPVLMNVATCNNKLDRPALSVAFVTDLSQLKHSQELASYLLELLEAFPGVVGVCDDELHFFYNNRYAKELLGGDLSPDVGIWGIHPTWAAKNMLQEAIPTAAQKGSWVGKSALLDKHGHEVPFLVTLVAHKNLQRDIGRYSLVGIDLSNQEATEAQLRKYGEQLRSISRLISMEGLTSLLAHQLNQPLASLSNYAAAGHQLISRECPNADQMHDLMERIHQEIHKASEILIHVRRFLKGGEADFKPLDVNTLIARMRPFLEDSTHTERLTLELDLTEDPPPMVRADWLQLQEVLHNLINNARDANLERTPQAPPPVTVRTRVEDGEVVISIIDEGPGLPANMEHDGLVEPFFTTKEGGTGLGLWIAYTILEGHGGRLTAFNNPDGVGAIFQLRLPASKDSAS encoded by the coding sequence GTGACCACGAATTCATCCGGCCCGAATGGCGAATTCGACCGGCAGATCGCGAACAGCCGAATCGGGCATCTTCTGGTAGATCCCGAAGACGGTTTTGTTCGCCGATCAAACCAGGAGGCGTGTCGCCTTCTGGGGATGCCCTCGAAAGAGATTGAAGGTCGGCTTCTTGAACAGGGTTTCGGGGGAGAGGCGCAAGAAGTGCGCGCCTTTTTGGAGCGGGTGCGGGCTCAAGAGGCGGATGCTGTTCAGCTCCGTGCTTCTCCCAATGAGCAAGAGGGGCATCTTGAAGTCCAGGGGGTGGTTCTAAACCTGGCGGATGGCCCCTGGATACATATCCGGCTTCGAGAACCCACCTCCCAGGAGCATGAGGAGCTCCTCCTTGCTACCCGATTGGGGGTAGACGCCCGTCGGTTGCTCCGGCACCTCCTGCAGTACTCCAAAGAAGGCTTCCTGGTGGCAGACTTCCAGTCCCTGGAGATCCTGGAAGTGAATGCGTCTTTTTGCCAGATGCTGGGCTATGAACGGGATTCCATCATTGGTACGCAGGTGCCCTCTTGGCTGGAGCAGGAGGATTTGGCGCACTTCTGGAAAGAAGCGGAACGGCGGTGGGAGGAGGAGAGCCGCTACTACGAGGTACGCCTTGTAGGTGCTGATGGCAACCGGGTGCCAGTGCTGATGAATGTGGCCACCTGCAACAACAAGCTAGACCGACCCGCCCTTTCTGTGGCCTTCGTCACCGACCTGTCACAGCTGAAGCACAGCCAGGAGCTGGCCAGCTATCTCCTGGAACTGTTGGAAGCGTTCCCGGGTGTTGTGGGGGTATGCGATGACGAGCTGCACTTTTTCTATAACAACCGGTACGCCAAAGAACTCCTGGGCGGAGACCTATCTCCTGATGTCGGTATCTGGGGCATTCATCCCACTTGGGCCGCCAAGAACATGCTCCAGGAGGCCATCCCTACGGCAGCCCAGAAGGGCTCATGGGTTGGAAAGAGCGCCCTGCTGGACAAGCACGGCCATGAGGTGCCCTTCCTGGTCACACTGGTGGCACACAAGAACTTACAGAGGGATATCGGGCGCTATTCCCTGGTAGGTATCGACCTCTCCAACCAAGAGGCGACGGAGGCGCAGCTACGGAAATACGGGGAGCAGCTCCGCAGCATCAGCCGTTTGATTTCCATGGAGGGCCTCACTTCCCTGCTGGCCCACCAGCTGAATCAGCCCCTCGCCTCCCTGAGCAACTATGCGGCCGCCGGGCACCAGCTGATTTCCCGCGAGTGCCCAAACGCTGACCAGATGCACGACTTGATGGAGCGCATCCACCAGGAGATCCACAAGGCTAGCGAGATCCTCATCCACGTACGGAGGTTCCTAAAGGGCGGAGAAGCCGACTTCAAGCCATTAGACGTGAATACTCTCATCGCCCGTATGAGGCCATTCCTGGAAGACAGCACCCATACGGAGCGGCTGACCCTGGAGCTGGACCTCACCGAGGATCCCCCGCCTATGGTGCGGGCCGATTGGTTACAGCTCCAGGAGGTATTGCACAACCTGATCAACAATGCCCGGGACGCAAACTTGGAACGGACTCCCCAAGCACCGCCCCCTGTCACTGTCCGTACACGAGTGGAAGACGGAGAGGTAGTGATATCCATCATTGATGAAGGGCCCGGTTTGCCAGCAAATATGGAGCACGATGGCCTTGTCGAGCCTTTCTTTACTACTAAGGAGGGTGGCACGGGCTTGGGCCTATGGATTGCGTACACAATCCTGGAAGGCCATGGGGGGCGTTTGACGGCCTTCAATAACCCCGATGGGGTCGGTGCTATATTCCAACTCCGCCTACCCGCCTCCAAGGATTCTGCCAGTTAG
- the urtA gene encoding urea ABC transporter substrate-binding protein — MRKGRIGKALAALVATVGLTAGVAHAEKDPIKVGVLHSLSGTMAISETTLKDTMLMLIEEQNEQGGLLGRKLKPVVVDPASDWPLFAEKARELLAKKKVDVIFGSWTSVSRKSVLPVVEELNGLMFYPVQYEGEESSENIFYTGAAPNQQSVPAVDYLMNEVGVERWVLEGTDYVFPRTTNKILKQYLVDHGVAEADIRINYTPFGHSDWQSEVSRIKEFGSQGKKTAVVSTINGDANVPFYKELANQDVSAEDIPVIAMSVGEQELSGIDTEPLVGHMAAWNYFMSVPTKRNIQFIRQWHDHIGDKGRVTNDPMEAHYLGFNMWVKAVQQAGTTDVDAVKDAIIGVSVPNLTGGIATMMPNHHITKPVLIGEIQPDGQFSVVWETPGTVAGDAWSDYLPGSKDLIADWRNPLSCGNYNVETGECSGQNVE; from the coding sequence ATGCGTAAAGGACGAATCGGAAAGGCCCTCGCGGCCCTCGTCGCCACCGTCGGTCTGACGGCCGGTGTGGCCCACGCCGAGAAGGACCCCATCAAGGTGGGCGTGCTGCACTCCCTGTCCGGGACCATGGCCATCAGCGAGACCACGCTGAAGGACACCATGCTCATGCTCATCGAGGAGCAGAACGAGCAGGGCGGCCTGCTCGGGCGCAAGCTCAAGCCGGTGGTGGTGGACCCCGCCTCCGACTGGCCGCTGTTCGCCGAGAAGGCGCGCGAGCTGCTGGCCAAAAAGAAGGTGGACGTCATCTTCGGCAGCTGGACCTCGGTGTCCCGCAAGTCCGTGCTGCCGGTGGTGGAGGAACTGAACGGCCTGATGTTCTACCCGGTGCAGTACGAGGGCGAGGAGTCCTCGGAGAACATCTTCTACACCGGGGCCGCGCCCAACCAGCAGTCCGTACCGGCGGTGGACTACCTGATGAACGAGGTGGGCGTGGAGCGCTGGGTCCTGGAGGGCACGGACTACGTCTTCCCCCGCACCACCAACAAGATCCTCAAGCAGTACCTGGTGGACCACGGGGTGGCGGAAGCCGACATCCGCATCAACTACACCCCCTTCGGCCACTCCGACTGGCAGAGCGAGGTCTCGCGTATCAAGGAGTTCGGCTCGCAGGGTAAGAAGACCGCGGTGGTGTCCACCATCAACGGCGACGCCAACGTGCCCTTCTACAAGGAGCTGGCCAACCAGGACGTCTCCGCCGAGGACATCCCGGTGATCGCTATGTCCGTGGGCGAGCAGGAGCTCTCAGGCATCGACACCGAGCCGCTGGTGGGCCACATGGCGGCCTGGAACTACTTCATGAGCGTGCCCACGAAGCGGAACATCCAGTTCATCCGCCAGTGGCACGACCACATCGGCGACAAGGGCCGCGTCACCAACGACCCCATGGAGGCCCACTACCTCGGCTTCAACATGTGGGTGAAGGCGGTGCAGCAGGCCGGCACCACGGACGTGGACGCGGTGAAGGACGCCATCATCGGGGTGTCGGTGCCCAACCTCACCGGCGGCATCGCCACCATGATGCCCAACCACCACATCACCAAGCCGGTGCTGATCGGTGAGATCCAGCCCGACGGCCAGTTCTCCGTGGTGTGGGAGACCCCCGGCACGGTGGCCGGCGACGCCTGGTCCGACTACCTGCCCGGCAGCAAGGACCTCATCGCCGACTGGCGCAACCCGCTGTCCTGCGGCAACTACAACGTCGAAACCGGCGAGTGCTCCGGGCAGAACGTGGAGTAA
- the urtC gene encoding urea ABC transporter permease subunit UrtC → MANGSLTTTAPTVLPLGPLSRFLAGDTGGTILLAVLAVAGVLVPILNLAVPEGSALHISTYTVTLLGKYLTYALLALSVDLIWGFCGILSLGHGAFFALGGYAMGMYLMRQIGTRGEYGHPVLPDFMVFLDWERLPWFWYGFDQFWFAALMVVAVPGTLAFVFGWLAFRSRVTGVYFSIMTQALTYALMLAFFRNEMGLGGNNGLTDFKDLLGFPLQADGTRIGLFLASVLAVGLGYLVCRFIVTSRLGRVVTAIRDAEARVRFTGYRVEHYKVWLFAVSAMLAGIAGALYVPQVGIINPSELSPVKSIEAVVWVALGGRGTLFGAVGGAVLVSYAKTLFTGWAPDIWPFFLGGLFVVVTLFLPAGIVGLLNRFKKEPQS, encoded by the coding sequence ATGGCCAACGGTAGCCTGACCACGACGGCCCCGACCGTGCTGCCGCTGGGGCCCCTGAGCCGCTTCCTGGCCGGCGACACGGGCGGCACCATCCTGCTCGCCGTGCTGGCCGTGGCCGGGGTGCTGGTGCCGATCCTCAATCTGGCGGTCCCGGAGGGATCGGCCCTGCACATCTCCACCTACACGGTGACCCTGCTCGGCAAATACCTCACCTACGCCCTGCTGGCGCTGTCGGTGGACCTGATCTGGGGCTTCTGCGGCATCCTGAGCCTCGGCCACGGCGCCTTCTTCGCCCTGGGCGGCTACGCCATGGGCATGTACCTCATGCGCCAGATCGGCACCCGCGGCGAATACGGCCATCCGGTGCTGCCGGACTTCATGGTGTTCCTCGACTGGGAGCGCCTGCCCTGGTTCTGGTACGGCTTCGACCAGTTCTGGTTCGCCGCGCTCATGGTGGTGGCGGTGCCCGGCACGCTCGCCTTCGTCTTCGGCTGGCTGGCCTTCCGCTCGCGGGTCACCGGGGTCTACTTTTCCATCATGACCCAGGCCCTCACTTACGCGCTCATGCTTGCCTTCTTCCGCAACGAGATGGGCCTCGGCGGAAACAACGGCCTCACCGACTTCAAGGACCTGCTCGGCTTCCCCCTGCAGGCCGACGGCACGCGCATCGGCCTGTTCCTGGCCTCGGTGCTCGCCGTGGGCCTGGGCTACCTGGTCTGCCGCTTCATCGTCACCTCCCGGCTCGGCCGGGTGGTGACCGCCATCCGCGACGCCGAGGCCCGGGTGCGCTTCACCGGCTACCGGGTGGAGCACTACAAGGTGTGGCTGTTCGCCGTCTCCGCCATGCTCGCCGGCATCGCCGGGGCGCTCTACGTGCCCCAGGTGGGGATCATCAACCCGAGCGAGCTCTCGCCCGTCAAGTCCATCGAGGCGGTGGTATGGGTGGCCCTGGGCGGCCGCGGCACCCTGTTCGGCGCCGTCGGGGGCGCGGTACTGGTGAGCTACGCCAAGACCCTGTTCACCGGGTGGGCCCCGGACATCTGGCCCTTCTTCCTGGGCGGGCTGTTCGTGGTGGTCACCCTGTTCCTGCCCGCCGGCATCGTCGGGCTGCTCAACCGGTTCAAGAAGGAGCCCCAATCATGA
- the urtD gene encoding urea ABC transporter ATP-binding protein UrtD, with product MSLLETAKAFSERDRVFDAVLPKADFHGDLDTRHGPVLYVEDVTVSFDGFRALDALNLYIDDGELRCIIGPNGAGKTTMMDVVTGKTRPDTGSVYFGSRIDLLKRSETEIAQGGVGRKFQKPTVFPRHTTEENLQLARAGDKGVWASLFHRPEEAERARVADVLTLTGLAGEAGRPAGALSHGQKQWLEIGMLLMQNPRLLLLDEPVAGMTGQEMERTAELFQSLEGSHAVVVVEHDMEFVRSIAREVTVLHQGSVLAEGDMATVQNDPKVVEVYLGE from the coding sequence ATGAGCCTGCTGGAAACGGCCAAGGCCTTCAGCGAGCGGGACCGGGTCTTCGACGCGGTACTGCCCAAAGCGGACTTCCACGGGGACCTGGACACCCGCCACGGACCGGTCCTGTACGTGGAGGACGTGACCGTCAGCTTCGACGGCTTCCGCGCCCTCGACGCCCTCAACCTCTACATCGACGACGGGGAGCTTCGCTGCATCATCGGCCCCAACGGCGCGGGAAAGACCACCATGATGGACGTCGTCACCGGCAAGACGCGCCCGGACACCGGTTCCGTCTACTTCGGCTCCCGCATCGACCTGCTGAAGCGCTCCGAGACCGAGATCGCCCAGGGCGGGGTGGGGCGCAAGTTCCAGAAGCCCACTGTGTTCCCCCGCCACACCACCGAGGAGAACCTGCAGCTGGCCCGGGCGGGCGACAAGGGGGTCTGGGCCAGCCTGTTCCATAGGCCCGAGGAGGCGGAGCGGGCGCGGGTGGCGGACGTCCTGACGCTCACCGGACTGGCTGGCGAGGCCGGGCGCCCGGCCGGCGCCCTGTCCCACGGCCAGAAGCAGTGGCTGGAGATCGGCATGCTCCTCATGCAGAACCCGCGGCTTCTTCTGCTCGACGAGCCAGTGGCCGGCATGACCGGCCAGGAGATGGAGCGCACCGCCGAGCTGTTCCAGTCCCTGGAAGGGAGCCACGCGGTCGTGGTGGTGGAACACGACATGGAGTTCGTGCGCTCCATCGCCCGCGAGGTGACCGTGCTGCACCAGGGCAGCGTCCTGGCGGAAGGGGACATGGCCACGGTCCAGAACGACCCGAAGGTGGTCGAAGTGTACCTGGGGGAATAA